One window from the genome of Candidatus Vogelbacteria bacterium encodes:
- the rplL gene encoding 50S ribosomal protein L7/L12: protein MEETKAVEVPAKFKDLVEKVESMSVLELHELVKVLEEKFGVSAQAMVVAGGAGASEGAAEEKDSFTVVLKAVGDQKVQVIKAIKDALGLGLKEAKDIVDAAPANVKEGAKKEEAETIKKAIEAAGGQVELK from the coding sequence ATGGAAGAAACAAAAGCGGTAGAAGTGCCGGCTAAATTCAAAGACTTGGTAGAAAAAGTTGAGTCAATGAGTGTGTTGGAACTTCATGAATTGGTAAAAGTGTTAGAAGAAAAGTTTGGTGTTTCTGCTCAAGCAATGGTTGTCGCTGGTGGCGCTGGAGCTAGTGAGGGAGCGGCTGAAGAGAAAGACTCTTTCACAGTAGTCTTGAAAGCGGTTGGCGATCAAAAAGTTCAAGTGATTAAGGCTATCAAAGACGCCCTGGGTCTTGGTCTTAAGGAAGCTAAAGATATTGTTGATGCTGCTCCTGCTAATGTTAAGGAAGGTGCTAAGAAGGAAGAAGCTGAAACTATCAAGAAGGCTATCGAAGCCGCTGGTGGTCAGGTCGAGCTTAAATAA
- the rplJ gene encoding 50S ribosomal protein L10, which translates to MAITKDKKQAIVKKLSDVAGSAKSVVFVKFHGLPVGVATTIRKSLRDKGIGYFVAKKTLIKIGFSNSAINGSMPELPGEIAVAYGEDPLEAAKGVYEFQKINPAQISIVGGVFENNYADAVYMTALAKVPTREVLYGQFVNMINWPIQSFVMTLGQIADKKDSN; encoded by the coding sequence ATGGCAATTACTAAAGACAAAAAACAAGCAATTGTGAAAAAACTTAGCGACGTGGCTGGCAGTGCCAAGTCAGTCGTCTTTGTTAAATTTCATGGTTTACCTGTTGGAGTTGCAACTACGATTCGAAAATCACTTCGAGATAAGGGGATTGGCTATTTTGTAGCTAAGAAAACCTTAATCAAGATTGGTTTCAGTAACAGTGCTATCAATGGTTCTATGCCAGAACTGCCAGGTGAGATTGCGGTAGCTTACGGTGAAGACCCATTAGAAGCGGCTAAAGGGGTTTATGAATTTCAGAAAATAAATCCAGCCCAGATTTCGATTGTTGGCGGAGTGTTCGAAAATAATTATGCTGATGCGGTCTACATGACTGCTCTAGCCAAGGTACCTACTCGTGAAGTTCTGTATGGTCAATTTGTAAATATGATCAATTGGCCGATCCAGAGTTTTGTGATGACACTTGGTCAGATAGCTGATAAAAAAGATTCGAACTAA
- a CDS encoding PKD domain-containing protein, which translates to MTNKLCLIGLVILNLVFLPKLVLANGEYIVLVGNDEGNSIIGASEQNSITVRALNSRTLTTCFELESSAGGTFFSSSKVEIGSKIKSNIPKNENGVSNRNFYFSLNGVSETVFSLKTFLRPSEVTTSCDTWSPENNDWETYQKTVTVSLPNGDSDSEEETSTTSTTTVTAEVSNATNSSSGGTSSAHSSSVTLSSTASPIKFEVSAGREQISVVGNLVSFDAVVTRGGDFFNPSFTWSFGDGTSYVGKSVRHAYALPGTYEIVLNAVSGTEKAVSRTRVVVTKPEVEIEVIDFLSGYLILKNKSNREVNIGDWRIGDGSQDFVFPTDTLIVPGGHLPVAFGILGFTIGSTTQNIFLKDPQNKNLATTLNPLITTGQSDHLVSSLAEIESRLALISNQVNTLAPQQSSLAKKEKVIAVEDEPTKIVSSTSSNQVAGVGTISIVIDKPASWYDSFKNIPSLGFKMIHDIIGR; encoded by the coding sequence ATGACAAATAAACTTTGTTTAATCGGTTTAGTGATTTTAAATCTAGTATTTTTACCGAAGTTGGTTTTAGCTAATGGAGAATATATTGTCTTAGTGGGTAACGATGAAGGAAATAGTATTATTGGTGCTTCTGAGCAAAACTCAATTACAGTTAGAGCCTTAAATTCTAGAACGTTAACTACTTGTTTTGAATTAGAATCTTCAGCGGGAGGAACTTTCTTCAGTAGTTCTAAAGTTGAGATCGGGTCTAAAATAAAAAGTAATATCCCTAAAAACGAAAACGGGGTCAGTAATCGTAATTTTTATTTTAGTTTAAATGGAGTGTCTGAGACTGTTTTCTCGTTAAAAACTTTTTTGCGACCAAGTGAAGTAACAACTTCTTGTGATACATGGTCGCCTGAAAACAACGATTGGGAAACTTACCAAAAAACAGTAACTGTTTCGCTACCTAATGGAGACAGTGATTCTGAGGAAGAAACATCGACCACCTCGACTACCACAGTGACTGCTGAAGTCTCTAACGCGACCAACAGTTCTAGTGGGGGGACATCCTCAGCTCACTCTAGTTCGGTGACCCTTAGTTCAACCGCCAGTCCCATAAAATTTGAAGTCAGCGCCGGTCGAGAACAAATAAGTGTGGTTGGCAACTTGGTGTCTTTTGATGCTGTGGTGACAAGAGGTGGTGATTTTTTCAACCCATCATTTACTTGGAGTTTTGGGGATGGGACTAGCTATGTAGGTAAATCAGTGAGACATGCTTATGCCCTACCCGGTACTTATGAGATAGTTCTCAACGCTGTATCCGGTACCGAGAAAGCGGTTTCGCGAACTAGGGTGGTCGTCACTAAACCAGAAGTAGAGATAGAAGTAATTGACTTCTTGTCTGGGTATTTAATTTTAAAAAATAAATCCAACCGAGAAGTTAATATTGGTGATTGGAGGATAGGGGATGGTTCGCAAGACTTTGTTTTTCCCACCGACACCTTGATTGTGCCTGGTGGTCATCTGCCAGTGGCTTTTGGGATTTTGGGTTTTACGATTGGATCGACCACTCAAAATATTTTTTTGAAAGATCCCCAGAATAAAAACTTGGCGACTACTTTAAACCCATTAATAACAACAGGTCAAAGTGATCATTTGGTATCTAGTCTAGCGGAAATAGAATCCCGGTTGGCTTTGATTTCTAATCAAGTAAATACTTTAGCTCCTCAACAATCATCTTTAGCTAAAAAAGAAAAAGTAATAGCGGTTGAGGATGAACCCACTAAAATAGTGAGCTCTACCAGTTCTAATCAGGTGGCTGGGGTTGGAACTATTTCAATCGTAATAGATAAGCCGGCTAGCTGGTATGATTCTTTTAAAAATATACCAAGTCTTGGTTTTAAGATGATTCACGATATAATTGGTAGATAA
- a CDS encoding efflux RND transporter periplasmic adaptor subunit, whose product MINIFEKQFKLRKRYWWIGGLSILALALIAFFFLRNTSNAVESYSVSAGPITQTVSVAGETRAESYVDLAFEQTGLVSFVGPRVGGTVGVGQILVSLDKNKAYAELSSTQANLDYQKAKLNDSKISLGDVERNLDDSLRGAYFSADDILKNYVNQFFKNPNSSSPSFEIQFYDNGQSVSLSTNDYVLRSKISTGKRRVDRILEEWKADIYGPDFLKDKEKSINITRNRLEAIQTLLDDISLGVNSFDTGDYSYLSTINNYKSTISSARTSVNEKISNISSFSQDWNSARLSAAELSNGQVSTQSAQIKQAEAQVAEKQALLSKLSLTAPISGVVTKQEAKVGESVSAGEVLVSILNPDSFEVEANIPEINIGKIKVGQKSTITLDAFPGENFSGEVFYIDPAETLIDGVVNYKIKVSFTEKDERLKNGLTANLSITTDSKDQVVVVPVYAITTDKGVSTVKKYINGQVVATPVKLGIYGDNGLVEVIEGLVAGDKIEVKAQ is encoded by the coding sequence ATGATAAATATTTTTGAAAAACAATTTAAACTAAGAAAAAGATACTGGTGGATAGGGGGACTGTCCATTTTAGCTCTGGCATTGATAGCCTTTTTCTTTTTAAGAAATACTAGTAATGCAGTCGAGAGTTATTCTGTGTCGGCTGGACCTATTACTCAGACTGTCTCGGTGGCCGGAGAAACTAGGGCGGAAAGTTATGTTGACCTAGCTTTTGAGCAAACGGGTTTAGTTTCATTTGTTGGTCCTCGGGTAGGTGGCACTGTTGGAGTTGGTCAGATTTTAGTTAGTCTGGATAAAAATAAAGCTTATGCGGAGTTGAGTTCAACTCAAGCTAATCTAGATTATCAGAAAGCAAAACTGAATGACTCTAAAATATCTTTAGGAGATGTGGAGAGAAATTTAGATGACTCTTTGCGTGGTGCCTATTTTTCGGCCGATGATATTTTAAAGAACTATGTAAATCAATTTTTTAAAAATCCCAATTCATCCTCACCTTCATTTGAAATTCAGTTTTATGATAATGGTCAGAGTGTTAGCTTGAGTACAAATGATTACGTTTTAAGAAGTAAAATTTCAACTGGCAAGAGAAGGGTTGACCGCATCCTCGAAGAGTGGAAAGCAGATATTTATGGTCCAGATTTTCTAAAAGATAAAGAAAAATCTATCAATATTACTCGCAATAGACTAGAAGCGATACAGACATTGTTAGATGATATTTCTTTAGGAGTTAATTCTTTTGATACTGGGGACTATAGTTATTTATCGACTATTAATAACTATAAATCCACAATCTCCTCAGCTCGGACAAGCGTTAATGAAAAAATTTCCAATATTTCTTCATTTAGTCAAGATTGGAATAGTGCTCGTCTAAGTGCGGCGGAGTTGAGCAACGGGCAAGTTTCAACTCAGAGTGCTCAGATTAAACAAGCAGAAGCTCAGGTAGCTGAAAAGCAAGCCCTCCTTTCGAAGTTGTCTTTAACGGCACCTATTTCGGGTGTCGTTACCAAACAAGAAGCTAAAGTGGGTGAATCGGTTTCTGCTGGTGAAGTTTTGGTCTCCATCCTTAATCCTGATTCCTTCGAAGTGGAAGCTAATATTCCGGAGATAAATATTGGTAAAATAAAAGTAGGTCAGAAGTCGACCATTACCTTGGACGCTTTTCCTGGTGAAAATTTTTCTGGCGAGGTTTTCTATATTGATCCAGCTGAAACTTTGATCGATGGGGTGGTTAACTACAAAATCAAAGTCTCTTTTACTGAAAAAGACGAGCGCTTAAAAAATGGTCTGACCGCTAATTTATCTATTACCACTGATTCTAAAGATCAGGTAGTGGTTGTGCCTGTCTATGCTATTACCACTGACAAAGGAGTATCAACTGTGAAAAAATACATTAACGGCCAAGTGGTTGCCACTCCCGTCAAATTGGGTATCTATGGTGATAATGGTCTAGTGGAGGTGATTGAGGGTTTGGTGGCTGGCGACAAGATTGAAGTCAAAGCTCAGTAA
- a CDS encoding O-antigen ligase family protein produces the protein MTGLWYFISLGIVLVLMSLVIVNDRSKHDRLILIICLSTSFYSILSVLGPEGLGLLFKSNPNDGFTFGNSSFAAMYLFATFMLSVYFVAKEKVKKWWLYLLPVSLLVNPYIISSKIWRGDFSDGIIGEARATTYVVILSLVSLIFVWLLAKIKDHKLRSILSYTLAGGVFIGIVFLIFSLLSSGGLVRNFYLSQSSAARPLVWSVSEQAISQRPYLGFGQDNFERVFEVNYDNRLLQNEYGGEAWFDRAHNIFIDQLVDNGLVGLSLYLLVYIVSLLSLIYVALNASEQEDKLLAVILAVYFPLHLLELQTAFDTSISYPILGFMFVSAAVLFHRNWSYQNKEIQFGLVGQYLSAGVVTILTIFSLIYGLYPFLNSQVANGQLRMVGDTDKRIPLYPALFGSKIDKQAILWRTMTDFQRGVAENPKVLENPKKVESIRQELLIIKDEYREYLKNNPDNFRAHLGLADVLIYSMLFGDNNLVEAQQVLDKAIELVPQSPQPYWMKAVAYVYMRKFDLAREFSSRGLALNPKIKQSQEVVAYVEKSIKTFPDLDLFFFRQI, from the coding sequence ATGACTGGGCTTTGGTATTTTATCAGTCTAGGTATTGTTTTGGTTTTAATGAGTCTTGTTATAGTTAATGATCGGTCTAAACATGACCGGCTTATTTTAATTATTTGTTTATCAACTAGTTTCTACTCCATCTTGTCAGTATTAGGTCCAGAGGGTCTAGGTTTATTGTTCAAATCTAATCCAAACGACGGTTTTACTTTTGGTAACTCCAGTTTCGCGGCGATGTATCTTTTTGCTACTTTTATGTTGTCTGTTTATTTTGTAGCTAAAGAAAAAGTTAAGAAATGGTGGCTGTATCTACTACCAGTTAGTTTACTGGTAAATCCTTATATTATAAGTAGCAAAATTTGGCGAGGCGATTTTTCTGACGGTATAATTGGCGAAGCCCGAGCGACCACCTACGTTGTTATCCTATCCCTGGTTAGTTTAATTTTTGTTTGGTTGCTAGCTAAAATTAAAGATCATAAATTAAGATCAATATTAAGTTATACTTTGGCTGGGGGTGTGTTTATTGGGATAGTATTTCTTATTTTCTCTCTGCTGTCTTCTGGGGGGTTGGTCCGTAATTTTTACTTGAGTCAATCCTCTGCGGCTAGACCTTTGGTGTGGTCAGTTTCTGAGCAAGCCATCTCCCAAAGGCCTTATCTAGGTTTTGGTCAGGATAATTTTGAAAGAGTGTTTGAGGTTAACTATGATAATCGGTTACTACAGAATGAATATGGAGGGGAGGCCTGGTTTGATCGGGCCCACAATATCTTTATTGATCAATTGGTGGACAATGGTCTGGTGGGCTTGAGCCTCTATTTATTGGTCTACATAGTCTCTCTACTATCTTTGATCTATGTGGCTCTAAACGCCTCAGAGCAAGAGGATAAATTATTGGCAGTGATTTTGGCTGTTTACTTTCCGCTACATTTATTAGAACTACAAACCGCTTTTGACACTTCGATCTCCTATCCAATCCTAGGTTTTATGTTTGTGTCCGCTGCGGTACTGTTCCACAGAAATTGGTCTTACCAAAATAAAGAAATACAGTTTGGACTAGTGGGTCAGTACTTATCTGCTGGAGTGGTCACCATTCTTACTATTTTTTCTTTAATTTACGGGTTGTATCCTTTTCTAAACTCACAGGTGGCTAATGGGCAGTTGAGGATGGTGGGTGATACAGACAAAAGAATTCCACTTTACCCAGCTTTGTTTGGATCGAAAATTGATAAACAAGCTATTTTATGGAGAACGATGACTGATTTCCAGAGAGGGGTGGCTGAAAATCCTAAGGTTTTAGAAAACCCTAAAAAAGTAGAAAGTATCAGACAGGAGTTGTTGATCATCAAGGATGAGTATAGAGAGTACTTAAAAAATAATCCGGATAATTTTAGAGCCCATTTAGGTTTGGCTGATGTTTTAATTTACTCGATGTTATTTGGTGATAACAATCTAGTCGAGGCCCAGCAGGTTCTAGATAAAGCGATAGAACTAGTTCCCCAAAGTCCCCAACCTTACTGGATGAAAGCCGTCGCTTATGTTTATATGAGAAAGTTTGATTTGGCTAGAGAGTTTTCTAGTCGTGGTTTGGCGCTTAATCCTAAAATTAAACAGAGTCAGGAGGTGGTCGCTTACGTAGAAAAATCTATTAAAACTTTTCCAGACCTGGACTTATTCTTTTTTAGACAAATATAA
- a CDS encoding peptidoglycan-binding protein: MKKISALAVAAFMLVAVAVPASAQTVDVDALKAQIAQLTAMIAQLQGGTTTTGTSTGGYQFTSNLTIGSTGADVTELQKVLVAKGYLVMPAGVAYGNFGPLTQAAVAKWQAAAGISPAAGYVGPISRTALNAMAGTPGTPATPGTPATTGPLTGSFGTLSDVDELGSYNSEEVGDGEEGVKVLGADVEASNDGDISITAVKVSFDSTGTSGSDNLDDYIDSVSIWLGSTKIGSADVDDFTENGSVYSKTISVSNAVIKADKTAQLFISVDAANNLDSGDIGGDSWTVDIDSIRFVDGSGVSTTDTSTGDIDGMDVSIDFVSFSSSADTELKISTDSDSPEAGIVEVDDSSNTDNVTLLKGKLKLEGTSDATLDEFPVTFTATANGGSANGVDDIAGSVTLKIDGKEYTETMSVTAALAGTVTFDNLDLALDAGDTVEFEVLADVNDVDGSIFVNGATLKADVTTSNRNLMDVENEEGDQLSDSSEKSGTATGEAQELRTSGISLTLVSVTPKPVADNAVANNDSGDFVIKFKVTASGDTIYVSSLSDKQLTGVTAGYTTVNVDRNGTATVGGVSTRIINVDTVEPTVTSAGTWTIEDGESATFELTTTVSLPAAGSSGNFQVKLGGVSWTTDETDATPNNAYTSNLNSFKVNATLN; encoded by the coding sequence ATGAAAAAAATCTCTGCTTTGGCAGTTGCCGCTTTCATGCTTGTTGCTGTAGCAGTTCCTGCTAGTGCTCAAACAGTTGATGTTGATGCACTTAAGGCCCAAATTGCTCAGTTAACAGCAATGATTGCTCAGCTACAAGGTGGTACAACCACTACTGGTACATCTACTGGTGGTTACCAATTTACTAGTAATTTGACTATCGGTTCTACTGGTGCTGATGTAACTGAACTTCAAAAAGTTTTGGTTGCTAAGGGTTACTTGGTTATGCCTGCTGGTGTTGCTTATGGCAACTTTGGTCCTTTGACCCAAGCAGCTGTTGCTAAGTGGCAAGCTGCTGCTGGTATTTCTCCAGCAGCTGGTTACGTGGGTCCTATCTCACGAACCGCGCTTAACGCTATGGCTGGTACTCCTGGTACTCCAGCAACTCCTGGTACTCCAGCAACTACTGGTCCTTTGACTGGTTCATTCGGAACTCTTTCAGATGTTGATGAACTTGGTTCTTACAACAGTGAAGAGGTAGGTGATGGTGAAGAGGGTGTTAAAGTATTAGGAGCTGATGTAGAGGCTTCTAACGACGGTGATATTTCTATCACTGCTGTTAAAGTAAGTTTTGATTCAACTGGTACATCTGGTTCAGATAATCTTGATGATTATATTGATTCAGTTTCTATTTGGTTGGGTTCTACTAAAATCGGCTCAGCTGATGTAGATGACTTCACTGAAAATGGAAGTGTTTACTCAAAAACTATTTCTGTTTCCAATGCTGTAATCAAGGCTGACAAAACAGCTCAATTGTTCATTTCAGTTGATGCTGCTAATAACCTAGATTCTGGTGATATTGGAGGTGATTCTTGGACAGTTGATATTGACAGTATTCGCTTCGTTGATGGTTCTGGTGTTTCAACTACAGACACTTCAACTGGTGATATTGACGGTATGGATGTGTCTATTGATTTCGTTAGTTTCTCAAGTTCAGCTGATACTGAACTTAAGATCTCTACTGACTCAGACAGTCCAGAAGCTGGTATCGTTGAAGTTGATGATTCATCAAATACTGATAACGTTACTTTGCTTAAGGGTAAGCTAAAGCTTGAAGGTACTTCAGATGCAACTCTTGATGAGTTCCCTGTAACTTTCACAGCTACTGCTAACGGTGGTTCTGCTAACGGTGTTGATGACATTGCTGGTTCAGTAACACTTAAGATTGATGGTAAGGAATACACTGAAACCATGAGTGTAACTGCCGCTCTTGCTGGTACTGTAACTTTCGACAACCTTGATCTAGCTTTAGATGCTGGTGATACTGTTGAATTCGAAGTATTAGCTGATGTTAACGATGTTGACGGCTCAATCTTCGTAAACGGTGCTACTTTGAAGGCTGATGTTACTACAAGTAACCGTAACTTGATGGATGTTGAAAACGAAGAAGGTGATCAACTTTCTGACTCTTCAGAGAAATCAGGTACTGCTACTGGTGAAGCTCAAGAATTACGAACCAGTGGTATTAGTTTGACATTGGTTAGTGTTACTCCTAAACCTGTAGCCGATAACGCTGTAGCGAATAACGACTCTGGTGATTTCGTCATCAAGTTTAAGGTAACTGCAAGTGGTGATACTATTTACGTATCATCACTGTCAGATAAACAACTTACTGGTGTTACAGCTGGTTACACTACTGTTAACGTTGATCGAAATGGTACTGCCACTGTTGGTGGTGTATCAACTCGTATTATTAACGTGGACACTGTAGAGCCTACAGTAACTTCAGCTGGTACTTGGACAATTGAAGATGGTGAAAGTGCAACATTTGAGTTGACTACAACCGTTTCATTGCCAGCAGCTGGTTCTAGTGGCAACTTCCAAGTTAAATTGGGAGGTGTTAGTTGGACAACTGATGAGACTGACGCTACTCCAAACAACGCTTACACTTCAAACCTTAACTCATTTAAGGTTAACGCAACTCTTAACTAA
- a CDS encoding DeoR family transcriptional regulator, whose product MDNTKDNQTNLTLKDNTAFGFVVLKTERLTSALYLVTSLLSDSEPLKWKLRESALGILSDIKKVETEHMADYGQDFVFYKNIDVDTLVKSINDLNTLVSVAVSAGTVSTMNLVLLREEYQKLADNINASVRESMRLFMLSGYDRQPGYSSLPTQNQVTDRAYLGTVSNAKNLPQGQSFSKELKTGNIKDKTSDRQATDKLEVESGLKNDRHDKIVSFLKDKGWLSIKDIATVVPECSMKTIQRDLSLMVEKGLLRKKGDRRWSRYTLVS is encoded by the coding sequence ATGGACAACACAAAGGACAACCAAACTAACCTGACTTTGAAGGATAATACCGCCTTTGGTTTTGTTGTCTTAAAAACAGAAAGACTAACTTCGGCGTTGTATTTGGTGACCTCGCTTTTATCGGACAGCGAGCCGTTGAAGTGGAAGTTACGCGAATCAGCTTTAGGTATTTTGTCTGATATTAAAAAAGTGGAAACAGAGCACATGGCTGATTACGGTCAGGACTTTGTCTTTTATAAAAACATTGATGTTGATACTTTAGTCAAATCTATTAACGATCTAAATACCCTTGTATCGGTTGCGGTCTCGGCTGGAACTGTTTCCACCATGAATTTAGTTTTACTTAGAGAGGAATACCAAAAATTGGCTGATAATATTAATGCTTCGGTTCGTGAATCGATGCGCCTGTTTATGTTGTCGGGTTATGATCGACAACCTGGTTATTCTAGTTTGCCAACCCAAAATCAGGTGACTGATAGAGCTTATTTAGGGACAGTTTCTAACGCCAAAAATTTACCTCAAGGTCAGTCTTTTTCCAAAGAATTAAAAACCGGAAATATTAAAGACAAAACTTCAGACCGACAGGCGACTGATAAGTTAGAAGTTGAATCTGGTTTAAAAAATGATAGACACGATAAGATTGTTTCTTTTCTAAAAGACAAAGGTTGGTTATCCATAAAGGACATAGCCACAGTAGTTCCGGAATGTAGTATGAAAACCATCCAACGTGACTTGTCTTTGATGGTAGAAAAAGGACTACTTAGAAAAAAGGGGGATAGACGGTGGAGTCGCTATACGCTTGTCTCTTAA